In Cinclus cinclus chromosome 1, bCinCin1.1, whole genome shotgun sequence, the sequence ACTTGTATCAAGTAGTCTATGAAGGAATTTTCTTATCTACCTTCTTGGAATTTGAGCTTTTGGATTTCTCCTCTGTGTGATGCACTTAATGGTAATGCTGGTGTGATAAAAGGGGAAACAATGAGAGCCAATATTTTACTTCTTCGCCCTTCCGAAAGATTTGGGAACAGAATCAAATCTATTTTAGATTGATTAAACATAGCTCAAAGCTaggagagctgcagcccctTGGACATTACATGAGGCACATTGTGTAGTCCAAAGGGAGATGCAAAAGCATGAATCCCATTTCCTTAATCCTCACTTAATGTCTGACCTGTGACATTCATGAAAGCTAACTTTTCAGAGGGAGACTGGACCTCAACTGTACCGTGTTTTAAAGTTTGGAAAGGATGATCCTCCTTCCAGGACCAGCTTCTCTAGGAGGTTCAGGCATGTCTGTGCTTATCTCTCACCCTTCTCACTGTGTTGGCCATTGCTGTCTTTCAGGCTGACTGAAGAACAGGTCTGATAGAGATCAGCATCCCCAAAATGCTTCCAGGGAAGCTGGGTTAGTGTTCAAATAAACTGACATATAATTAAGAATTTGTGTGTGCTTGCCTGCATATGTGCTTtgaaaagacagcaaaatgtTTAAATTGACATTTCTAAGGAAAATACCGCATTTGCACATTTGCTACCTCTGTGAACAAAATTAGGGGAACAAAAGGGAATGCACCTTCCTGGCTGACAGCTGTCTTGAGCTCTGTGTGTTCTTATGGGGAGGCACATGGCACATGAGCCATGGGGTAAATGGAGCTGAGGCATGAAGTGGGTTTGACAGCACGGAAGAGATATTTGGCTCTTTTAGGAGTTAATACAACTGGAAACACTTAGATCAGTGTTGAGGCAATGGTAATTACATCAGAAGTGAAGAACTGTTATTGACACAGGTGAAGAATATTGAGTACAAACCTGCATAAATATTAAGAGTccaaggaattattttaaaaacacagaacttCTTAAATAAGcatgtaaaaataaagtttgtgTCACGGCCTGGCAGTAAGAAGTACTGAATTCAGGGTAGGCTTTATCTTTATGTTGGTTGTGTCAACATACTCCAATGGTGAACTACAAGTTattcttgaaaaaataaatagtgtCCACATAAACCAACATCAAAATAAGCTATTCAATTCTAGGTAACTGCCAGATGATTTACATTACTTGTTTAAAAGACCAATTTGGAATGTGCAGTGTGACTTTTTTGGAAGGAGGATGTGATTTGTAACCTCAAATCTTGTTATCTTTGAATAACTGTCCAATTTGCTAATTTTTGACTGGTTAGATCATCGAGCAGCACTCATTTCCTAGCAATACCATCAATATTATACAAGAGCATTTTTGAATGCACTTGGAAAACCATTGATTTGACTGCATCCTTTCTGTTGCTGGGTTGGTGCAGCGGGGTGGTAGATGCACAGAAAGTGGGGAACTGGACCTGTGAGATGTCGTCTCCCCAGCTGTAATGCTCAGGCACACccttttttctggttttcatggGTTTGCAACCACCCATGAGTACACCGTGCTTGTTTAATAATTTGTCAGTAACAAAATCTTATCATTGGTGTTTCTTACATGATATTACTATGGTGTCTGCATTTCCAACTGGTTGCTCCAATCCTGCTATCATAAAtctctctgcttttcaaaaatattgtATCATTTTACTTAATCTTGCTTGAGGTTGGTGCTTCACATGCAGATGCTTAGCTTTCCCACCCTTGTTCACTGAAACCAGTTAGAAtaacagaggaaacaaaaaatctaAGTTCCTCCTCATCAGTGTGTTCAAGATCaaagagagaggggaaggggattgccagcacacagggatggggattcctTTCAGATGCTGTGTCTTACTGGGTGCTTGTCAGGTCAGGTTCATGACCACATGAACTGAATGTACATCAGTTCTGCAGGACCTGATGAGATACATCCCAGAGTCCTGAGGGAATTGCCAGATATAGTTGCCAAACCCCTCTCCATGATATTTGAAAAATCATGGTAGCCCATGAAGTCCCAGGTGATATCTTTAAAAAGGGTAGAAAAGAGGACCCTGAGAACTATGGACCTGTCAGTCTCACCTCTGTGCCTAGGAAGAGCATGGAATAGATCCTCCTAGAAGCTGCACGAGGGCATGCAGAAGACAGGGAGATGATTCAGGACAGCCAGAACTGCTTCACCAAGGGCAACTCCTGCCTGACCAGCCCAGTGGCTTCCTGTGATGGAGTTATTACTATAGCAGTGGACAAGGTAAGGGCTATGGGTGTGTCCTAGGTTACAATCCAGGATGTGCCCAAAATCTATTCTATCACCACCTTCATGAACTGTTAATGGGTCCATCAATGCCTTGCCATGACTCATAGATAACTCTCTCCAGGAGCTATCTCTGTTAATGGGCAATCAAGGATCTACTGCAGGACTCATAGAACGATATCACCCCATTGTGATATGCTCCGCCCAGAGGGAGGAGCCAAGGAGCCAAGGATTCTCACCTGGatataatgtgggatttgggccctTACCCACTAGATTTTTCACAGAGGATAAAGGCCACCAGACCTTCTCTACAAGATCACAGCTTCAATTAGACtgcttcatctggactgctaccaccagcccaggattttccacCGCTCCAGCTTGGTGCTCTTGGAGTTCCGCACTGGAATCAGACTGCCCCAGGTTTTGTAAAACAAAGCCCCTCAAGCTCCCTagttctgtttgcttttaatgctgtagttactattgttgtttgtttttcttgctatATGTagtagtaaagaactgttattcctattcccagacctctgcctgaaagcccctttaattttctaaattataataatttggaggcaGGGGATTCGAATTCTCcattccaaagggaggctttgCTCTCCCTAGCAGATacttgtctttcaaaccaagacagcgTGTTTTTTTATCTGGACTTCTGCAAAGGCTTTGGCATAGTCCCTTACAACAACATTCTCTCTAAACTGGAGAGAGATGGATTCAGTGTGTGGACTTGTTAGATGGATTAGTAAGTAGTTGGATGGTCCCATCTGGTCAATGGCTTGGAGTCCTGATGGACATCAGTGGCAAGTAGTGTCCCTCTGAGGTCTGTACTGGGACCAAGTGCTATTTAACATCCTCATTAAGGACATTGGTGGAgggatcaagtgcaccctcagcaaatttgcagatgacactaagctgaGTGGTGTGGTTGACACACTCAAAGTACAGGATGACATCTAGAGGAAACTAGACAGCTGGGAGAAGTGGGCCCATGAGAATCTCATGGGttttaacaagaccaagtgcaaggtgctgcacctgtaTCAGGAGAACCCCTGAGTGGGTTCTCTCAGTGCAGAGTGGGGGGTGAACAGGTTGAGAACAGCCCTGAGGAAAAGGACTTAGgagtgctggtggatgagaggctggacatgacccagcaatgtgcattttcagcctggaaaaccAAATGTGTCCcaggctgcatccaaagcagtgtggccagcagggcaagggaagggattttgctcctctgctctggtgatTCCCACCTATAGTGCTGCATTAAGCTCTGGGAtctcagcacaggaaggacatggacctgttggagtgagtccagaggaggccaccaagacaattagagggatggagcacctcttctgtgaagaaaggctgagagaattaggattgttcagcctggaaaagagaaggcttcagggtgacctaattgcagccttccagtacctgaagggaaccTGCAGGAAAGATTAACTATTTACAAGGGGGAATgtattcaaactgaaagagagtaggtttagattagatattaggaagaaattctttactgtgaaggtggtaaggtactggcacaggttgcccaaaggagCTGTGGATGACTCacccctgaaagtgttcaaggccaggtttgaTGGTTCTCaaagcagcctggtctggtgaAATATATTCCTGCCCATGTCAGGGGGTTGAAACTGGAtaatctttaaagtcccttccagctcaaactattcagtgattctgtcttttctctgtGTCATTTGGAACGGTTCCCCCGCCAGGGAGTTGCAAATCCCTGTGACAGCACCGGTGCGCATCAATACGCATTTGCCAACACAGCCTCATATCTTTGGGGGTTTGATCTAAAATGGAACATTTGCGGTCGGACTTCAAGCTTGCAAATACTCGAAGTCGTGCACGGAATCCGTGTGCAGCTAGAGTGACAAAACCCGCTTACGAGGGAGGTCAGTTGCCGTATTTTCGGCCTCGTCCCGGGGCGGCTCCGCTCCCAAGAGCTGCGGGAAATCTGCAGGAAATGGCGGGGTTGTGTCTGCGTGTTTACGACTGCTGGGGTCTGCCCGTCTCCCGCGCTACCTTCGGGAGCGGTGGAGCGCCGGGAGGGCGGCCGGAGGCAGAGCCACGTCGCACCTCTGGcacagggagggagcagggcggccgcgggcgggggcggcgaTGCCACAGCTGCGCTCCGGATTGCGCAGCcccgcggcgggcggggggaGCCGGCGCCGGGGCTGCTCCTCCCCCGTCCCGGGTGGATGCGCTTCATCCACGTTTGCAAGTTTGCAGCGGTAGGAGGAGGAGCGGGCGAGCCGGGGCGGGCGgcttctctctcttccctcttttccctcccttcccttcccttcttcccttcatTTCCTCCCGTCCCTCCATCGTCCCTTCGTCCCCTCCCCGCCAAGCGCGCCCTGCGGCTGCCCCGCTCGCTGCGCTCCATGGCAGGGCCGGCGGCCGtgcggcggcgggggccgggctGTGggtcgctgctgctgctgctgccagcgctgctggagagctgggcgGCTTGCCAGGCGCCGCCGGTGCCCGCCGCCGAAATCCCTCCGGATGGTGCCGGGCTCGGCGTCGAGCGGCGCTTCGTGCCCGAGAGCTGCCCGCGGGCCGTGCGCCCCGGAGACTTCGTGCGCTACCACTACATCGGCGCCTTCCCCGACGGCACCCGCTTCGACTCCAGGTCTGGCACAAGCCCGCTGCCCCACTGtgagggggagaggaggggagcgAGAGGTGCTGTCCCCCACGAGGGCGGTATTTTTGTGCATGTGTAGAAGTTGTGGCGCTGGATGGAGGTTCGGTTCAGGTCcccctgcttttcccagcagtgccccgtgggtgtttttggggtgacCATTGGAAACAGGTCAGCAGCAAGATGGGCAGTGGCGTACGTGCGGGCCATACAGATCACCATCGGAAGATGTCTTTGAAATATGaagggcaggagagctggatGTGGCcgctggggacatggggcaaGGCCTCTGTAGTGTCTTGAGTCCAGTCTGCAGTAGTTTGCTTGCCCTTATGGATCCCTTCCATgttctttcagctgcttctccaaGGCGCTGAATGGGAGTTTTCTGCTCCAATAGTGAAGACCATAAGGTTATTCAGCTAGCCTTAGCCCGGTAAAAAGGAGTGTATATGGTATCAATCTCAGAGCAGCGATTTCTTGCCCGTTTCATTCTGTACATTTCCTATGTCTTTTCCAGGCTCAAACCTACTGGAATGTGATTGTTTCTAAGTCATTATCCTTGACGGAAATATAGGAATTTTCAGGCTTACATAAATTTTTTTGGATACTTTATCCTTGAATAAATGAGACCCATCTACAATGAAGTGTCTGACTGCTTACCTGCTGTTATTTTGTGATCAGGAAGCCTAAACAGTGGGATCAGGAAATTGTGAAGGATGCTGTTGCTGCTGACAgctgatttgtttttatttacttcaTTCATTGCCAATGATCAAAGTATTGTTTAGAACGATaaagcaaaatgtattttcagtaGCCCTGGTAATCTCCCTTGTGCTTCAAGGAAAATCCACAGCCTTAGGGAAATAACTGTCCTTCAAAGCTCAGTTCTCCCTCTGGAGCTGACTGTAGTTAGTATGCCAGTAGTGCCATACCACCAGCACTTCGCTGACTAAAATGTAGGATGTGACAGCTGGCACTTCAGCTGGTGTCCGTGCAGTTTCAGTGAaaaggcacagcacagacagcGAGTCCATGGTTAGCTGATGGGCTTGGAACATAAATCTTAGCTGTGGATGTGAAGACACAAAAAAGCAGCATTCTCATGccttattttataaatatgtgACAATTGGAAAACTGGCCATGTGTTCAGAAACGTGTTTCTGACTGCTGCTTATGCATTGAGGCAGGGCTCCTGGAGGGGCTGCCCAGGTGCTGGCTCTCCTTTTAATTCCAAGTTCCTCATCATTTTGCTCTGAATTACTTGGGCCAGGAAAAGACTGTGGAAAACTGTACAGCTTTTATCTATTTGGATCCTCGAAATATTAGTAAATAAATAGTAATGGCGATAGTCTAGTCCAACTTGAATAATTTTGTGGCTGCTTTCATTTCAAAAGGGTGCAAGATATCAGGTTTGttcagcttgttttttttttttttctagaaggcAACTTTTGTTATTCactataatattttttaaggcTGATCATGTTAAGACTTAATCATATTAAGACATGGAAAAATGGGTGGATTTTATCTTCTGTATGTTaatggaataaatattttggagtGTTTGTTCTAAAGTCTTTGGTGTTCCATACCTAGGATTTAAAGAGATTAAGTCAATTGATACGCAAATGAGCTCATTTTCTTacctgttttttgtttgtttatttgcttttaaaaaaagaaagtttatgAGCATGCTTACCAGCATCAGTTTAATTGAACACTACTATGAAATCAGTCTAGAAAATACTCTAGATATTGAGCTAAGGGCAGATTTGCGTTGTTCCTTCTTCAGTTCTTGAAAATGTTCttgagtttttaaattatttttctgtatttccaagTAGCAGGtagaaatactgctttttgtGTTATCAGGCTGTTGACAAAGTGATAGTATTTATGGCTGTGCCACATAAATTAGCATATTATTATCATTAGATGTATATTGTATTCTTTTTGCAtcagcattttttatttcaatggCCATACAATGATTTGCATTTAAAAGTGTAAATTTAATTGCCTAGTCATCTACTATTAATTTGGTCAATTCCactaatagaaataaattttgcttAGTTTTAAGGAATCTGCAAAATCAGTCCTGCAAAGCTGCATGGTCTGATCAGTCCTTTGTTCAGTTCTCTGCTTTGCATCAATATTCTCTTAATTGTACATTTATTTTACTAAGAAGAAAGGTCTTCTGTTCTAAGTTCATCCCAGATGTATTGCCAAGCTTTGTCAATTGCTACAAAATACCATTTTGGAGGGTTTCTTGGAACCTATTATGTTACTTGTCTTAACATCTTAATTATAATTTTGTGTGTATAATAGAATTTTTCAGGGcctaatttaaatattttccatccttttctgGTTGGAAATGTTACTGCATTTCCTGGGAATGTTATTGCATCTGAAGGTGAATGCTCAGTAACAGAGGGCTGTCTACTTTTAGAGAAATAtttgtcagaaagaaaaaaaaagatggagcAAACAGAGAGATCACTCAGTAAAGTATTTGAGAGATTCAAGGATGTGGGACTGTTAGGAGGCTCAGGATGTTGTGGAAGTGATGAGTAGTCTTGGAAGGAAAGTTTGACATCATTTCCCTAGGGATGTCTTAACTACTGGATGTTTTCCAGAATTTTAGCATGCAAAAGgcacaagctttttttttttttttaatgtaattgaAATTATAAAGGAGATTTGGGAAAATGGGAGCAGTAAAAGTTTGAAAATAGGCATGAAGCTTTTGAGATGCTTCTTGACATGTGTTTTATATATTGCTTCAAAAAGTTCAGTAGCAGTAATTCAGGCACATCAAAGTGGGGTCACTGTGCAGATTTAAGGTGGCGAAATGAACCATGTAAGATAGTGTTCTGCTGTGATAACACTACTGTTCTCCATCCTCTCTGGAAAACTGAGTCATTGAAGCATCATTTCTTTTACCTtttgaatatttatatattatcaCAGAGGAGGATAATTTGTTTCTTGATTCTTGGTCTGGCAAACCTGCTGTTTGAaacatttctctgtgctttaaATGAGTGTTGTGAAAGTGGAGGAGAAATTACCTGTTGGCAAATCTCACAGCTACTATTTAAAAAGGcatcttttccctttccccttctccctcgGAGATTAGAAGTGCGATGTCTCATACTGTAAAGCTTACAGGTCTTATATTTTTGTGAGGTTACTGACTGAAATCAGTATGCTGAGATCTTACTGTGGGAGCAGTTATCCTTTCATACCTTATAGCagtgtttaattttttcattgtatttcttaatttttcagtgctgcttttagTATCAGTGTGTCAATTAGCTGTTTATAGTTCTGGCTTTCAGGTGCCTATAGTACACATTGCACTCTGCTAGAATGTGTTTCAGGTTGGTAATGAGCAGTGAGTACACATTGCACTCTGCTAGAATGTGTTTCAGGTTGGTAATGAGCAGTGAACAGAGCTGTGTTGAAGTCTCAGGAACACTTTGGATTTGCCCCTTCCTTAGGAGTTGTCTGTGATAAAGTTATGCTAACAGAGcaagagggagaggaggtgcAGTTAATGCTctctctttcaaaaaaaaaaaaaaacccaaacaaaacagtGGAAGGGATGTAAATGAACCACTAACATTTCTGCCTGCTTTTCCCCCTTCAGCTATGACAGGGGATCCACATTCAACGTGTTTGTGGGCAAAGGTCAGCTTATTGCTGGGATGGACCAAGCTCTGGTGGGCATGTGTGTGAATGAGCGTCGGTTTGTGAAAATTCCCCCTAAGCTTGCCTACGGAGCTGAAGGCATCCGTAAGTACAGCACCGGGCCAGATGCTTGTATAAAGGATTCAACAGAGCAGATAGGAAACTGAGCCACAGAAGAGAAGGCTAGAAACTTCAGGAAGTGAATTTCGGGGAGGTTATGTCCTGTTCTTCAGAGGTGTTTGTTAAGCCTGTAGCCTAAAGTAATCTTCCAGACTTCCCTCTGCATGCTGAAGGAAGAGCAGTTCACTGCAGAAGACCTTCAGGAAGTGAACCTTGCTATGAAAGTTAACTATCTCCCAGTAGAACACTTAATTTAATCAAAATTGTGGTTTGGCGTTGCAGTGCTGCATAAGGTCTTGTTAGTTCCAAAAGTATCTTTATTCTACAGCTTCAGAGAGGCAACAAATGCTAACTCAAGATAATTTGCCTAATGGACAACTGTGATAAGAGTTCATCTTGACGGATTTCCCCCTATAAATAGCTGCAGCAATGGCAAGGGGCCAAGGAGTTGTaaacaaaataggaaataaGGTGTGCATTATGCAGTTTTTTTAGGATATGCATGGATTGTCCTTTTTGCTGATACCTTGtataaaaagggaaagaaaactgtgttgttttgcttttgcagcTGGTGTGATACCCCCCAATGCTGTGCTCCATTTCGATGTGCTCCTGATAGATCTGTGGAACTCGGAGGATGAAGTGCAGGTTCAGACTTACTTCAGGCCTGAGAAGTGTCCTCGGACAGTCCAGGTGTCTGACTTTGTACGGTACCATTACAATGGAACATTCTTAGATGGGACCCTGTTTGATTCAAGGTATGCATCTTGGTTGTGTGTCTTTGTGTCGTTTAATATCTTGCcattgtttgtttgtggtttaaTATCTCCCCATCATTTGCTCCCCTTTTGCCTGTTTAGCAGTTAATGCTAGTAGCCCAGAAACACAGGAAATGAAATCTGGCATCGGATGTGTGTTAGTAATTCATTCAGGGATTATAGGCTAGCAGTACTGactcaaaccaaaaaaactgcATTATTTCTTCATGGACATTACCAATCCAAATgcttctttccattttaaattttgctcCCTGTATTTATATTTCTACTTAGGGCAGTCAGTTAAAAGTCTCTGTAACTGGTATGGCTGTTCAGATTCAATACAAGTTTTGTAAACATAGCAGGGTTTGTAATGAAGGTGAGCAACTAACATTTTCTTACTGAGATTTTAGGTGCACAACATGTGCTTCATTAGAGCCCAGTGGAAAATGATGCTTTAGTAAGTGCCTGAGAGCCACTTTTCAAAGCCTCTGTGAGGTTCCTGACATAGCTAAGCACTCTGGAAAACTTCCCAGCCAGCCCTTGGTAAATGAAGGACAGATACTTTCAGACTAGCAAATTGTGATTTACAGTGTGCATAGTATGTGGATTTAAAGGTTAATATTGTTCTTTCCCATGCCAGTCTGACATttggttgtgattttttttttttctttctcatgtttAGCCATAATCGGATGAGAACTTATGATACCTATGTGGGAATTGGATGGCTGATTCCTGGTATGGACCAGGGTCTCTTGGGAATGTGTGTAGGAGAGAAACGCATGATCACAATACCACCTTTCCTGGCATATGGAGAAGATGGAGATGGTAAAAGTTATTCCTTTAGttgttccttttttatttcaatcCCAGGTCATACATATTTTGAAACAaactttctgtattttaaatttatggGCAGCATTATTGCCTTGTTCAGAGAGACACTGCTTAAGAAATATATTGttatatgtatttgtatatGTAAATGCTACAGTTGTAGTATTTATatactgaaattttatttcaatcaaGGAATATAATCTGTGATTAATGTCTAGTGGCACTAAAAAATTGAAGGCAGGTGACTAACTAATTTTTTCAGACtgccacagaaagcagaaaacttttaagaaaaagaagtgttaaatgtatttttaattccaGATGGGTCGTTGTTTAATAACAAATGCTCTAGTAAGAACTACAAAATGGATTATCTTGTGAGACTATGCAGCCTGTGGATCATACACAGATGTCCCCATATTTAAATCTGGGACAGTTAGGTGTAGTCTGTGGCTTTTCCTTatattctttctcttctctgatTTTTTAAGAATGTGTCTGTAGTGTACAAGCTTTCATACCGCTCCTGTGGCTTCATTACCATTAACTGTGAGGCTGAAGAGGCCTTTGTTTTCAGTGAGGCAGTGCTATTGCTGTAGGAATAGAAGGAAATTGTTGAGTTGGAGAATTCAGTGAAAAATCCCCTGAACCAAAAAATTACTGACTAGAAGCAAATTTGGAGAGAGACCTGAATAAATTAGAGAACTGGACAATCACCAGCCATATGAAATTAaactggattctgcacctgggatggggcaacccttGCGTGCACAGACTGGGgaaatgagaggctggagagcagcaccacagaaaGGGACTTTGGGCTCCTGGTGGATGTAAGTTCAGCATGAGTAAGCAaagccctggcagccaggagggccagccctggcggggcatcaggcacagcatcaccagctgggcaagggaggggattgtcccgcTCAGCTCTGCACTAGGAcagcctcaccttgagtgctgGGAGCAGGTTTGGGTGCTAAAATACAAGAAAGATATTAAGCTATTAGAAAGTGTCCAGAGGAAGGCAACAAAggtggtgaagggccttgaagggaagccatgtgaggagcagcttaggtcacttggtctgttcagcctggagaagactgaagggagacctcactgcagtctaCAACTTCCccatgaggggaagaggagtggtaggctctgatctctgctctggtgacAAGTGACAGGACCTCTGAAGTGTCAGAGGAGATTCatgttggatattaggaagagattcttcacccagagggtggctggacactggaacaggcttcccagggaagtggtcacagcactgagcctgacagaattcaagaagtgtatggacaatgctctcaggcataTTGTATGACTCTTGGGGTatcctgtgcaggaccaggagttggactgATGATCATagtgagtcccttccaacccaaataatctATAATTGTAATTTATTCTGGGAGGGGAGGTGCTTGATATTTTGCAGTACGTGACTTTTCTTCACCAAACATGTTTAAGCTTCTGCTAGAACACTTTCTGTTTCTTAACAAATTTTTGCTCTAACACTTCTGTAGGTAAGGAGATCCCTGGCCAAGCTTCCCTTGTCTTTGATGTAATTTTGCTGGATCTACATAACCCCAAGGATGGTATTACTATTGAGAACCAGCTCGTGCCCGAATCCTGTGAGCGGAGAAGTCAGACAGGAGACTTTCTCCGATACCATTACAATGGCACACTTCTAGATGGAACATTATTTGATTCCAGGTAACCAAACTATTCAACTTGACAGATTGCCTTTCCAGTTTGACTCCTCTGTCATGTCCGTAATATGCTTAGACAcagtgctttgcttttccttcctttttgaaaattttgagtGGACTTGGAACCTTTTTACAAGACTCATAGAAAACTTTTCCGTTTGGGAAGGAAGAGAGCTGTTTTGTACCATGGCGTTGTCACAGGCGCCATCTAGGGGTAGTGACCCAGCCAGTGAAGCCAAATGCTTTAGGCACGCAAGCCTGAAGACTCTTTGCTCCATAGGGTTTATCTGCCAAATAGGTAATATcactgaagagagaaaaaataaatatgattcCATTTTATGTCTTGAGAATTATGAGTCAGTGTGCTAGTGGCTAGTGTGAGGTTAATCATATTTATACTTGGAAACTCTTTGGATTTTGAAGGCTGATGTCTTTCAAGACTGAATTATGGAATTGCAGAATTCAATAGGAGGGGTTTTCTATGACAAAGGAAGAGGGAT encodes:
- the FKBP9 gene encoding peptidyl-prolyl cis-trans isomerase FKBP9 encodes the protein MAGPAAVRRRGPGCGSLLLLLPALLESWAACQAPPVPAAEIPPDGAGLGVERRFVPESCPRAVRPGDFVRYHYIGAFPDGTRFDSSYDRGSTFNVFVGKGQLIAGMDQALVGMCVNERRFVKIPPKLAYGAEGIPGVIPPNAVLHFDVLLIDLWNSEDEVQVQTYFRPEKCPRTVQVSDFVRYHYNGTFLDGTLFDSSHNRMRTYDTYVGIGWLIPGMDQGLLGMCVGEKRMITIPPFLAYGEDGDGKEIPGQASLVFDVILLDLHNPKDGITIENQLVPESCERRSQTGDFLRYHYNGTLLDGTLFDSSYSRNHTYDTYVGKGYVIAGMDEGLLGVCTGEKRRIIIPPHLGYGEEGRGKIPGSAVLVFDIHVVDFHNPSDSVSITVHYKPSNCTVLSKKGDYLKYHYNASLLDGTLLDSTHSLGKTYNIVLGSGQVVLGMDMGLQEMCVGERRTVVIPPHLGYGEDGVEGEVPGSAVLVFDIELLELVSGLPEGYMFVWNGEVSPNLFEEIDQNHDGEVILEEFSEYIQTQVDTGKGKLAPGFDFEKIVKNMFTNQDRDGNGKVTAEEFKLKDQEAKEEHDEL